The nucleotide sequence AACGCCATCAAAAGGCGCAGGAGGGTTGCCACGAGATCAATCAACAACCCAGACGGCGTTAACAGTTCGACTAAGGCCCCGGCAACACTCAACGGGGTTGGCAGGATTATCGGATCGACGAACTTACCTGCCGTGAGCCCGAACCAGATGATCAGGATACACGCAAATGTGGCCAAAGCACGAAGGGGACTTCTAGAGATGGCCATGGCGTAGGATCTCGATAAGTGGTTCTTGGGCTTCCTGATATTCACGCGATTCCTCATTCCGAGGGAACGCGAGAGGAACTGAAAAGTCTCCCAAGACTCGGACGGGGCGTTGCCCGATAATTATGCAACGATCCGCAAGTGCCATCGCATCAGAAAGATTATGCGTGATAAGCAGAATAGTCATCTGACCACGGGTGGAGAGCTGACGCAGGCCATGGGTGATTACATCCTTGGTCCGTCGATCCAGCATCGAGAAATTCTCGTCTAGAATTAGGCACTTGGGCTTCCAGGAGAGGCTGCGCGCGACTGCCAAGCGCTGAAGTTCTCCTCCAGATACGTGGGCCGGAAAGCTGTTGGCCAGATGTTGAAGCCCAAATAATTCGAGCAATTCATCAGTACGGCTATCAATCTCGGTCTTGTTCCAGCCCAGCGACTCCAAGGGCCACATGATATTCTTGCGAATCGAATGCCAGGGGAAGACCGCATTCATGGGTGCTTGGTCAATGTAAACGATATCGGACAACCGATCCGTAAAGTCTGTCCGCCACGTGATCGCAGCAGGCTCGTGCGTGAGCGTCCCGGCCAGCAGTTTGGCGAAGGTGCTTTTCCCACTTCCACTGCCGCCCATGAGGGCGACGAACTGACCTGCCATCAATTTTAAAGAGAAATCCCTAAAGAGCAGATCGTGATCATCAACCAGCTTTGACTTGTAGCCAAAACTGAGTCTTTCGACCACGACTGCGGGCGCAGCGGGATTCATTTTGTCGGCGCCAAAAGGGCAGCGGCATCCACCGACTTCGGCAGTTCGCCAATTTCTCTCATCAGATCACTGAATTGCTGCACGTTCTTAAGGTCAGTTTCCGTGGGCAAAACATCAGCGACAAGGTTGACATGTGGTATGACCTCGGGGGCTAGCTTGGTAAATCCGGAAAGCGAGTTCCGTGCCCCAGCCGGATCGTTGCGTGCGAGTAAAACCGCCTGTCCCAATGTTTCACTGAAACGCTTGGCGGCTTCCGGGTGTTCAGTCTCGAATTTGCGAGAAATCACAGAGCATGAGATCGGGCTGGGCTCGAGCATGGCGACGTAGACAGAGCCGAAAAGCTTGCGGTATTCTTTTTGCTTAAGGAGCGCCGTGAGTGTGGGCTCATAGGCAAACAACGCGTCAATGGCACCCGATTGTAGAGCTGAAATATGGCTGGATGGCGGGAGCTGAATCAATTCGACGGATGCTGGATCAATTCCGCGGCTTTTCAGGAAGGCTTTGAGCAAATTTAGCGCCGTAGTCCCGGGATAAAGGCCGACCTTATGACCCTTAAGGTCATCCAGTTTCTTCAAGGCACTGTCCGCTCGGGTAACGATACTATCGTACGGGGAAGCCTCGCTCATTTTGCTGTGCAGGATGATTCGCACTCGCCCTGGAAATTGTGCCTCCAGGTTGAGAATGGGCACCATGGAAACCCCAGTTACCGCATCAACCTGATTAGCCACCAATGCGTTGATCATCTCGTTCGCGCTGGTGAAGAGTTTGGCTTCGACCTCGATACCGTTGCTTTTGAACAGACCCTGTGTCTGGCCCAAGAATAACGGCACATTCAACACCACAGGTGCGTACGCCACTTTGATTGATACTGGCGGTTGGCTATCAGCAGGCAAAGCTTGTTGCCCAAAGGCCTGCCAAGCGGATCCAAGCCAAAGGGTGATGGCCAATAATGAATGCGATAGTTTTTTCATACTGTGTGAGGCTATGACTGCGTTACCGCGGCGGAATCTGAATCATTCGCGGCTTGCGACCGGCTGATGTTCATCCGTGCAGCATCAAATACCTTGGCGATTGCTCGCTTCATGTACCATTCCACCAGATTCGAGATCAGTGGCAGGCCGAGGATCCCCAGACAATCGAACCGGCAGCTCACCCGAAGCTGGCTTCCACGACCATCGGGCTCAAATTCGTACATTACATCGTGAGGTAATGGGAGTGGCCCACGCTCAGCAGGACTGCTGCTCATGCCCCAAGTCTGACCTTCGGCATAGTGTGTGATATGCCCGAGGTATTTTTGCGGCCAACCAAGGATCGTGTGGGTCTCCGCAACCGGCGTGCCGATTCTTAAGGTAGTCGGGGCAAAAAAAGAACGCAGCATCGGTACATTGCCCGAGACCAGCCTAGGGTGCCCTGCGGCGTGCCAGAGACCTGCCACGCCCGTGTCAAATCGCTGAGATAGTGTTACGCTTTTCTGCATTTTAACGCGAAATAGCCGCCAACAGTTTGCCGAGGTCGGCCCCGAGCATTGAGAGGCAGTGATACAACATATGGGTAAGGCGCAGACAATTGTCTGCGCCCCGTATGGCAACCCATTTTGATCAAATGATACTTACGTATTCGTTGATTTCGTGTTACTTATGAGTGAATCGATCACCAGGTAATCGGCGGCGGCATGCGCGGCAGTTCAATGGGTTTAAGCATACCATTGAAGTTGGAAGCGAGGAGGCGCCCAGAAACGGGATCCTCCAGGTACCCACCCTTCATCACACCGCACGAGTTGCCAAAGGAGTCTTTGACGGCACCGCCAGCGTGCTCGAACAATTTCACGGTGGGACTCACATAGTGAACTTTGGGAAACACGGGCGCGAGCATGGAGAGAGGGCTCAGGTCGATGGTCTCGTTG is from Lacunisphaera limnophila and encodes:
- a CDS encoding ABC transporter ATP-binding protein — its product is MNPAAPAVVVERLSFGYKSKLVDDHDLLFRDFSLKLMAGQFVALMGGSGSGKSTFAKLLAGTLTHEPAAITWRTDFTDRLSDIVYIDQAPMNAVFPWHSIRKNIMWPLESLGWNKTEIDSRTDELLELFGLQHLANSFPAHVSGGELQRLAVARSLSWKPKCLILDENFSMLDRRTKDVITHGLRQLSTRGQMTILLITHNLSDAMALADRCIIIGQRPVRVLGDFSVPLAFPRNEESREYQEAQEPLIEILRHGHL
- a CDS encoding ABC transporter substrate-binding protein, translating into MKKLSHSLLAITLWLGSAWQAFGQQALPADSQPPVSIKVAYAPVVLNVPLFLGQTQGLFKSNGIEVEAKLFTSANEMINALVANQVDAVTGVSMVPILNLEAQFPGRVRIILHSKMSEASPYDSIVTRADSALKKLDDLKGHKVGLYPGTTALNLLKAFLKSRGIDPASVELIQLPPSSHISALQSGAIDALFAYEPTLTALLKQKEYRKLFGSVYVAMLEPSPISCSVISRKFETEHPEAAKRFSETLGQAVLLARNDPAGARNSLSGFTKLAPEVIPHVNLVADVLPTETDLKNVQQFSDLMREIGELPKSVDAAALLAPTK